One stretch of Aquisalimonas asiatica DNA includes these proteins:
- the leuS gene encoding leucine--tRNA ligase produces MDDAYKPEIIEADAQRFWDENRTFHVTEEPGREAFYCLSMFPYPSGKLHMGHVRNYTIGDVITRYQRMQGRNVLQPMGWDAFGLPAENAAMQNNVPPAQWTRENIAAMREQLKQLGFGYDWSREFATCDPSYYKWEQWLFTRLYRKGLAYRAVATVNWDPVDQTVLANEQVVDGKGWRSGATVERREIPQWFLRITDYADELLDALDDMPGWPEQVRAMQRNWIGRSEGVELEFAIQGREDTLRVYTTRPDTLFGVSYMGLAPEHPLTRELAESNPEIAAFVEACNKAGVAEATVATMEKKGLDTGLRAVHPLTGEDIPVWIANFVLMTYGSGAIMAVPAHDQRDWEFATKYDLPIRPVIAPADGGAPDVSAEAFTDKGVLVNSGDYTGMTSDEAFDAIAGWLQQRGIGERQTNYRLRDWGVSRQRYWGAPIPIINCPACGQVPVPDDQLPVELPEDVQFDGAGSPLKQMPEWYQTTCPECGGAAERETDTFDTFMESSWYPARFACANNDGAMLDERAGYWLPVDQYIGGIEHAILHLLYARFYQKVMRDEGLTTADEPFTNLLTQGMVLKDGAKMSKSKGNTVDPQALVERYGADTVRLFAMFAAPPEQSLEWSDSGVEGGYRFLKRLWHLVRNHTARGAAPALDVAGLTDAQRDTRRKVHETIRKASEDIGRRFTFNTGIAGVMELVNTLYKVVDDDSEQGRAVMQEGLEASVLILAPIVPHICHRLWQALGHDDAVVDAAWPQVDADALTQDTLEIVVQVNGKLRGNIQVPADAGRDAIESAALDEPNVQRFISDKTVRKVIVVPGKLVNVVAN; encoded by the coding sequence ATGGACGACGCCTACAAGCCGGAGATCATCGAAGCCGACGCGCAGCGTTTCTGGGATGAAAACCGCACGTTCCACGTCACCGAGGAGCCGGGGCGCGAGGCGTTCTACTGCCTCTCCATGTTCCCGTACCCCAGCGGCAAGCTGCACATGGGGCACGTGCGCAACTACACCATCGGCGACGTCATTACCCGCTACCAGCGCATGCAGGGGCGCAACGTGCTCCAGCCCATGGGCTGGGACGCCTTCGGCCTGCCGGCGGAGAACGCCGCCATGCAGAACAACGTGCCGCCGGCGCAGTGGACGCGGGAGAACATCGCCGCCATGCGCGAGCAGCTCAAGCAGCTCGGCTTCGGCTACGACTGGTCGCGGGAGTTCGCCACCTGTGATCCGTCCTACTACAAGTGGGAGCAGTGGCTGTTCACGCGTCTGTATCGCAAGGGGCTCGCCTACCGCGCCGTGGCCACGGTGAACTGGGATCCTGTGGATCAGACCGTGCTCGCCAACGAACAGGTGGTGGACGGCAAGGGCTGGCGCTCCGGTGCCACCGTGGAGCGCCGGGAGATTCCGCAGTGGTTCCTGCGCATCACCGATTACGCCGACGAGCTGCTGGACGCCCTGGATGACATGCCCGGCTGGCCGGAGCAGGTGCGCGCCATGCAGCGCAACTGGATCGGCCGCTCCGAGGGCGTGGAGCTGGAGTTTGCGATCCAGGGCCGGGAGGACACCCTCCGCGTCTACACCACCCGCCCGGACACGCTGTTCGGCGTGAGCTACATGGGGCTTGCTCCGGAGCACCCGCTCACCCGCGAGCTGGCGGAGAGCAACCCGGAGATCGCCGCCTTTGTGGAAGCGTGCAACAAGGCCGGCGTCGCCGAGGCCACCGTCGCCACCATGGAGAAGAAGGGGCTGGACACCGGCCTGCGGGCCGTCCATCCGCTCACCGGCGAGGATATCCCGGTGTGGATCGCCAACTTCGTGCTCATGACCTACGGCTCCGGCGCCATCATGGCCGTGCCCGCCCACGACCAGCGCGACTGGGAGTTCGCCACCAAGTACGACCTGCCCATCCGCCCGGTGATTGCACCGGCCGACGGCGGCGCGCCGGACGTGAGCGCCGAGGCATTCACCGACAAGGGCGTGCTGGTCAACTCCGGTGATTACACCGGCATGACCTCCGACGAGGCGTTCGACGCCATCGCCGGCTGGCTGCAGCAGCGCGGCATCGGTGAGCGCCAGACCAACTACCGCCTGCGCGACTGGGGCGTGTCGCGCCAGCGCTACTGGGGCGCGCCCATCCCCATCATCAACTGCCCCGCGTGCGGGCAGGTGCCCGTGCCGGACGACCAGCTCCCGGTGGAGCTGCCGGAGGACGTCCAGTTCGACGGCGCCGGCTCGCCGCTCAAGCAGATGCCCGAGTGGTACCAGACCACCTGCCCCGAGTGCGGCGGCGCGGCGGAGCGTGAAACCGACACCTTCGACACGTTCATGGAGTCATCCTGGTACCCCGCCCGTTTCGCCTGCGCGAACAACGACGGTGCCATGCTTGACGAGCGTGCCGGTTACTGGCTGCCGGTGGATCAGTACATCGGCGGTATCGAGCACGCGATCCTGCACCTGCTCTACGCACGCTTCTACCAGAAGGTGATGCGCGATGAAGGGCTGACCACCGCCGACGAGCCGTTCACCAACCTGCTGACCCAGGGCATGGTGCTGAAGGATGGCGCCAAGATGTCCAAGTCCAAGGGCAACACCGTCGATCCCCAGGCGCTGGTGGAGCGTTATGGCGCCGACACCGTGCGGCTGTTCGCCATGTTTGCGGCACCGCCGGAGCAGTCCCTGGAGTGGTCCGATTCCGGTGTGGAGGGCGGCTATCGCTTCCTCAAGCGGCTGTGGCACCTGGTGCGCAATCACACCGCCCGGGGGGCAGCCCCGGCGCTGGATGTGGCCGGCCTCACCGACGCGCAGCGGGATACCCGGCGCAAGGTGCACGAGACCATCCGCAAGGCCAGCGAGGACATCGGCCGCCGTTTCACCTTCAACACCGGCATCGCCGGGGTCATGGAGCTGGTGAACACCCTCTACAAGGTCGTGGACGACGACAGCGAGCAGGGCCGGGCGGTGATGCAGGAGGGGCTGGAGGCCTCTGTGCTGATCCTCGCGCCCATCGTGCCGCACATCTGCCACCGGCTTTGGCAGGCGCTGGGCCACGACGACGCCGTGGTGGACGCTGCCTGGCCGCAGGTGGACGCGGATGCGCTCACCCAGGACACGCTGGAGATCGTGGTGCAGGTCAATGGCAAGCTGCGGGGCAACATCCAGGTGCCGGCCGACGCCGGGCGCGACGCCATCGAGTCCGCTGCCCTGGACGAGCCCAACGTGCAGCGTTTCATTAGTGACAAGACCGTACGCAAGGTGATCGTCGTCCCGGGTAAACTGGTGAACGTCGTCGCCAACTGA
- a CDS encoding DUF6708 domain-containing protein, with protein sequence MDRTHTIDSTFATPGAGSQIERIGPTCLDVRARTENFWTGIGGGGWGWLWMILCFSAFGQIVVFVLEGAPWEPGNSWAAHFQIHVWLLPLVLALKLVVPIWVWRKHLPVRFNRRTREVSMELRGKVYTVPWDELAGRRRDLTGFTFPGVVLHDQLLQIDFPDGKGGTLKMLINGQDHHKGARVPDGPEALWAYITVYMEQGPDALPGRTPRGADYIKPSEFGLVTNPLPIFTARNPLLWPLQLFVSLPLVCLFLVTAIPTSLIHYWLYTSIPRQPMPEAMFDPENDDPSVLAGNSRPPGITQKDMLDLWPIPPLRGGLFVSNRAEVEEASQALKARNARNAQRLR encoded by the coding sequence ATGGATCGCACACACACCATCGATTCGACCTTCGCCACGCCCGGAGCGGGCTCGCAGATCGAGCGCATCGGCCCCACTTGTCTGGATGTGCGGGCCAGGACCGAGAATTTCTGGACCGGTATCGGTGGCGGCGGGTGGGGGTGGCTCTGGATGATTCTGTGTTTCTCCGCGTTCGGGCAGATCGTGGTGTTTGTGCTTGAGGGCGCGCCATGGGAGCCGGGGAACTCCTGGGCGGCCCATTTCCAGATTCATGTCTGGCTGCTGCCTCTAGTCTTGGCACTCAAACTGGTGGTCCCGATCTGGGTTTGGCGCAAGCACCTGCCGGTGCGGTTCAACCGTCGGACCCGGGAGGTGAGCATGGAGCTTCGCGGCAAGGTGTACACCGTGCCGTGGGATGAACTGGCGGGGCGGCGGCGCGACCTCACCGGGTTCACGTTCCCGGGCGTGGTGCTGCACGACCAGCTGCTGCAGATCGACTTCCCGGATGGCAAAGGCGGAACGCTGAAAATGCTGATTAACGGCCAGGATCACCACAAGGGGGCGCGAGTACCGGACGGCCCGGAGGCGTTGTGGGCATACATTACCGTTTACATGGAACAGGGACCTGATGCGTTGCCGGGAAGGACGCCCCGCGGTGCTGACTACATCAAGCCTTCGGAGTTCGGGTTGGTAACGAACCCGCTCCCCATCTTTACCGCGCGAAATCCTCTGCTTTGGCCTCTGCAGTTGTTCGTGTCATTACCGCTTGTATGCCTATTTCTCGTTACAGCAATTCCGACGTCGCTAATACACTACTGGTTGTACACCTCCATCCCGCGCCAGCCGATGCCGGAGGCGATGTTCGACCCGGAGAACGATGATCCCTCGGTGCTCGCGGGCAACAGCAGACCGCCGGGTATAACGCAAAAGGACATGCTGGACTTGTGGCCGATACCACCACTTCGTGGCGGACTGTTTGTAAGCAATCGCGCTGAGGTTGAAGAAGCGTCGCAGGCGTTAAAGGCACGGAATGCGCGGAATGCACAAAGATTACGTTAA
- a CDS encoding DUF6708 domain-containing protein — MDRTRPILPFLSEPGAGSQIERIGPTCLDVRARTENLWTGLGGGGWGWIWMTLCFVALWQILAFTLGGEPVALEGRWANQIEMALLAAFFALPLLIPVWVWRKHLPVRFNRRTREVSMELRGKVYTVPWDELAGRRRDLTGFTFPGVVLHDKLLQIEFPDGKGGTLTMLINGQDHSRGAQIPNSPEALWSYISVYMEQGPEALPLLVPRGEDYVKPSELFFVTNPFPILTARNPLWWPLQLFVGFPLLCLFIVTFVPTSLVHYWLYTSIPRQPLPEAMFDPENDDPSVLTGNSRPPGRTSLDQHQLLRGGVNRKGILFYRNRAEVEAALDRHLAGRAQVGRPGR; from the coding sequence ATGGATCGCACCCGCCCCATTCTGCCGTTTCTGAGCGAGCCCGGCGCGGGTTCGCAGATCGAGCGCATTGGCCCGACTTGCCTGGATGTGCGGGCCAGGACCGAGAACCTCTGGACGGGACTCGGTGGTGGTGGTTGGGGGTGGATCTGGATGACCCTGTGTTTTGTGGCGTTATGGCAAATTCTGGCGTTTACGTTGGGGGGGGAGCCTGTAGCGCTAGAGGGGCGTTGGGCGAATCAGATTGAAATGGCTCTATTGGCAGCATTCTTTGCGCTTCCGCTTCTTATTCCCGTCTGGGTGTGGCGCAAGCACCTGCCGGTGCGGTTCAACCGCCGGACCCGGGAGGTGAGCATGGAGCTTCGCGGCAAGGTGTACACCGTGCCGTGGGACGAGCTGGCGGGCAGGCGGCGCGACCTCACCGGGTTCACGTTCCCGGGCGTGGTGCTGCACGACAAGCTGCTACAGATCGAGTTTCCGGATGGCAAAGGGGGCACGTTGACGATGCTGATCAACGGCCAGGATCACTCGAGGGGAGCGCAGATTCCGAATAGCCCCGAGGCACTGTGGTCGTACATCAGCGTGTACATGGAGCAGGGGCCTGAGGCGTTACCATTGCTGGTGCCGCGGGGAGAGGACTACGTCAAGCCATCGGAACTGTTTTTCGTGACCAACCCGTTCCCCATCCTTACCGCGCGCAACCCGCTGTGGTGGCCGTTGCAGTTGTTCGTGGGGTTCCCGCTGTTGTGTCTGTTTATTGTTACGTTCGTGCCGACGAGCTTAGTTCATTACTGGCTGTATACTTCGATACCGCGTCAGCCATTGCCGGAGGCGATGTTCGATCCGGAGAACGATGACCCCTCGGTGCTCACGGGCAATAGTCGGCCACCGGGGCGGACGTCCCTTGACCAGCATCAGCTGTTGCGCGGTGGAGTGAACCGTAAAGGGATATTGTTCTACCGCAACCGCGCTGAGGTGGAAGCGGCGTTGGACCGCCACCTGGCGGGGCGCGCCCAAGTGGGGAGGCCAGGTCGATAA
- a CDS encoding DUF6708 domain-containing protein, translating into MDRTRPILPFLSKPGAGTQIERIGPTCLDVRGRAENLWSGHGGGGWLWIWMTVTFLALWQILAFTVGGEPVALEGRWANQIEMVLMAAVFALPLLIPVWLWRTHLPVRFNRRTREVSMAAGGKVYTVPWDELAGIRRDLTGFTFPGVVLRDQLLQIDFPKADGGTQSILINGKEHVDADIPDGPDALWAYITTYMEQGPEALPQLTPYSADYFKPSELPEACRPFPIFTARDPRWWPLQLCVGFPLMCLLALTYAPTCLLHYWLYTSIPRKPLPEEMFDPENDDPSVLTGNSRPPGRTFQDIVRLERRVVPRGVLFVRNREEVDAARRRRESEAARRSVR; encoded by the coding sequence ATGGATCGCACCCGTCCCATCCTGCCGTTTCTGAGCAAGCCCGGCGCCGGCACGCAGATCGAGCGTATCGGCCCGACGTGTCTGGATGTCCGGGGGCGTGCCGAGAACCTCTGGAGCGGGCATGGCGGCGGTGGCTGGCTGTGGATCTGGATGACGGTGACTTTTTTGGCACTCTGGCAGATTCTGGCATTCACGGTGGGAGGCGAGCCTGTTGCACTTGAGGGTCGATGGGCGAACCAGATTGAGATGGTGCTGATGGCCGCGGTTTTCGCGCTACCGCTGCTGATCCCGGTGTGGCTGTGGCGCACGCACCTGCCGGTGCGTTTCAACCGTCGCACGCGGGAGGTGAGCATGGCGGCTGGGGGCAAGGTGTACACCGTGCCCTGGGACGAACTGGCGGGCATCCGGCGTGACCTTACCGGGTTCACGTTCCCGGGTGTAGTGCTGCGCGACCAGCTGCTGCAGATCGACTTCCCGAAAGCCGATGGCGGAACGCAGTCGATACTGATCAACGGCAAGGAACATGTCGACGCGGACATTCCGGACGGCCCCGATGCACTATGGGCATACATCACCACCTACATGGAACAGGGGCCGGAGGCGCTACCGCAGCTCACACCCTACAGCGCAGACTACTTCAAGCCCTCGGAGCTGCCCGAGGCGTGCAGGCCGTTCCCCATTTTTACGGCACGGGACCCGCGTTGGTGGCCGTTGCAGTTGTGTGTTGGGTTCCCGTTGATGTGTCTTCTTGCGTTGACCTACGCGCCGACGTGCCTGCTGCACTATTGGTTGTACACGTCCATCCCGCGCAAGCCGCTGCCCGAGGAGATGTTCGATCCGGAGAACGATGATCCGTCGGTGCTCACGGGCAATAGCCGGCCACCGGGGCGGACGTTCCAGGACATCGTGCGACTCGAACGCAGAGTGGTTCCTCGGGGTGTTCTGTTCGTCCGCAATCGCGAGGAGGTTGATGCTGCACGCCGTCGCCGAGAGAGCGAAGCGGCCCGCCGCTCGGTCAGATGA
- a CDS encoding contractile injection system protein, VgrG/Pvc8 family produces MGFGTGRPWARVFFAGQSFRVSQFEGYERISQPYRYRVVATLARSDTLPHRHDVVGGEAVLQWNCGVMRDGSAPGIVTRYQAGDCPDSDKRYAELVIEPALRLLDHDFDTRLYTRVDVKEQVLSFVESVGYADAHEWKVREDIPQREHVLQAAESTFAFMQRLLARAGVFYVWGGAYRDAYPWQTMHREELSFVDDTGELPVRSGPLRFSNKAHPEPGEFGIDRYRLVTRRPIAPQPLTVHRLQNREERKHLERVRRERSEATRYLLRGWGPQADLHAGMRFRPDGLASSERDGETRWQEIHLITHVEHRFWMKNLDGEPVPTFRTYIEAHPEIRGDTPFLYRPPEPEPAERPLVMSARVVSAKWGAPQAKPGGGARIAMPDKGEASNEVARVIPYNTAKPRAGWYTPLVDQNRVLVSCFNHDPDMPVILGVLPTASNAQPSARKAGRDGAYRTQGGQGLTVERAGERASENARLTLHSPRMQGFLDMTLDGEDGTPPALVSLACEKGLLHLESGSAFSEYAGGDRAERIEGGEQVTVNELVHARTEASLRAHAHTGLAFRGGDGARLQAGGDRLQLRASERMQMRAADTVTLASTHGDVRFDARGHITLAGVGVSIDSSSGPLTITNASNNAGLAVHPDGRVRLWGTRVQLDTPGQLIMQGNVNYDSSAPAAESPVTVTPNKVKIPSEYAERDIQDAHAPETVEPAETAVLVRPRRYAAAPRDNADQPAHDYSGDNLRGPDQLTELQRSRYVLDDLREGYLYVLANEALACLYNTEDGQLVVVDGVDEMGLGVHLDALLVPENFGTVRIAFSEHPWTDRQRSRVLGDEDGARDRFMQPFNLDDRADQPEAWSLPGESAENGAASGRINGAFGIALDDPLGVVYGLADRVDAALEAIRSYMAEPDPDDPDGVERYRRATVAQTIEQLYRTGWEHEESVETVTRKYYSQARTHGTKYEPSPAHQRSVILTSGLYGAMGNRLSSHVAEHKRVEALTRYEARVAELETELARCASDRVVWLESWSDTDSTTKLGTAWETFDRNDPDDCQAFEYSVAVAVRGMCTQRHIDDSATANDPEFALFGRWMDAGPEHNPVYRALFGMPGLADAAAELERAEREADANDDGGDDAGWPAHLRAAANVIRQYHDSAPYNQATVELLMTSTTYALRNEGGRLRGASADSVDGFLLRQFGAPDGEALRGFMIRHGAYLEVIEETTEQAFRRIEASQASSAEGVRSAAPGRGDPGTSRAGRTRLIQVHDVVHRSESPAAPLDRAFGGGVGMAGMTGLSGIVVVWNLAEAVNSLGEEGLARGGAQAAVAIASLGSALNAALNNFAGVARVAESIPLAGYAVRALRSVGAARFFGYGGAIAIGVTYGLKTRDALLEGEYGQAARYAAAGVLLAVGDSALTYWGTATLVAFWSPQVALFVGIVAMVAGLWLLISGELKEMLMELISGEREGAPMELSEWLERSVFGTDNPAYRDPRFESLDEELTQLSVVLHRPDVLRVTWDDDGPRGALAAMTCYLPGFDADHSVLQVLVNGEPATGRRIVEEQQHAGALLRLEQPVTRGSARREVAFTIRYRPSPEFPETYVREATVEKPGWLSGILNRLNS; encoded by the coding sequence ATGGGATTTGGTACAGGGCGCCCCTGGGCGCGGGTGTTTTTCGCCGGCCAGTCATTCAGAGTGAGTCAGTTCGAGGGGTACGAACGGATCTCGCAGCCTTACCGGTACCGGGTCGTTGCGACCCTTGCCCGCAGCGACACGCTGCCGCATCGTCACGACGTGGTTGGTGGCGAGGCGGTTCTGCAGTGGAACTGTGGCGTGATGAGGGATGGGTCTGCCCCGGGGATCGTGACCCGTTATCAGGCCGGTGATTGTCCGGACTCCGACAAGCGCTACGCCGAGCTGGTGATCGAGCCGGCACTCCGTCTGCTCGACCACGATTTCGATACGCGCCTCTACACCCGGGTGGATGTGAAGGAGCAGGTCCTGAGTTTCGTGGAGTCCGTGGGCTATGCCGACGCCCATGAATGGAAGGTCCGTGAGGATATACCTCAGCGGGAGCATGTCCTGCAGGCGGCGGAGAGCACCTTTGCGTTCATGCAACGTCTGCTGGCCCGCGCCGGCGTTTTCTACGTCTGGGGCGGCGCGTATCGAGACGCATATCCCTGGCAAACCATGCACAGGGAGGAGCTCTCGTTTGTCGATGATACCGGTGAGCTGCCGGTCCGAAGCGGTCCGCTGCGATTTTCCAACAAGGCGCATCCGGAGCCGGGCGAGTTCGGCATTGATCGGTATCGGCTCGTCACCCGTCGCCCGATTGCTCCCCAGCCGCTGACGGTACACCGGTTGCAGAACCGGGAGGAACGGAAGCATCTGGAGCGGGTGCGGCGTGAGCGGTCGGAGGCGACCCGCTATCTCCTGCGCGGCTGGGGGCCGCAGGCCGACCTCCATGCCGGGATGCGCTTCCGGCCCGACGGGCTGGCCAGCTCAGAGCGCGACGGGGAAACGCGCTGGCAGGAAATCCACCTGATCACGCACGTGGAGCACCGGTTCTGGATGAAGAATCTGGACGGTGAGCCTGTTCCGACCTTCCGCACCTATATCGAGGCGCACCCGGAAATCCGTGGGGACACCCCGTTTCTCTACCGCCCGCCGGAGCCGGAGCCGGCTGAACGGCCCCTGGTCATGAGCGCCAGAGTCGTCAGTGCCAAATGGGGGGCGCCGCAGGCGAAGCCCGGTGGCGGTGCCCGCATCGCCATGCCGGACAAGGGCGAGGCCAGTAACGAGGTGGCCCGGGTCATCCCCTACAACACCGCAAAGCCCCGGGCTGGCTGGTACACGCCGCTGGTGGATCAGAACCGGGTGCTGGTGTCCTGCTTCAATCACGACCCTGACATGCCCGTCATCCTCGGCGTGCTGCCCACTGCCAGCAACGCGCAGCCCTCGGCCAGGAAGGCAGGCAGGGACGGCGCCTATCGCACCCAGGGCGGGCAGGGCCTGACCGTGGAACGCGCCGGTGAGCGTGCCAGTGAGAATGCCCGCCTCACCCTGCATTCACCGCGGATGCAGGGCTTTCTCGACATGACGCTGGATGGCGAGGACGGTACACCGCCGGCCCTTGTCAGCCTCGCCTGCGAGAAGGGTCTGCTCCACCTGGAAAGCGGCAGCGCCTTCTCTGAGTACGCTGGCGGTGACAGAGCCGAGCGCATCGAGGGCGGGGAGCAGGTCACGGTCAACGAGCTCGTTCACGCGCGAACGGAGGCATCATTGCGCGCCCATGCGCACACCGGTCTCGCCTTCCGCGGCGGCGATGGCGCGCGCCTCCAGGCCGGAGGCGATCGCCTTCAGCTTCGGGCCAGCGAACGTATGCAGATGCGCGCCGCCGATACCGTCACTCTGGCATCCACGCATGGGGATGTCCGTTTCGATGCGCGCGGCCATATCACGCTGGCGGGGGTTGGCGTGTCCATCGACAGCAGCAGCGGGCCACTCACGATCACGAACGCCAGCAACAATGCCGGCCTGGCGGTGCACCCGGACGGACGCGTCCGGCTTTGGGGCACGCGGGTGCAGCTCGACACCCCGGGGCAGCTCATCATGCAGGGTAACGTGAACTACGACAGCAGCGCCCCCGCAGCAGAATCCCCCGTCACGGTGACTCCGAACAAGGTGAAAATCCCGTCCGAGTACGCGGAGCGCGACATCCAGGATGCGCACGCCCCCGAGACCGTCGAGCCCGCCGAGACGGCCGTGCTGGTGCGCCCGAGACGCTATGCCGCCGCCCCCCGAGACAACGCCGACCAGCCCGCTCACGACTACTCGGGCGACAACCTGCGTGGCCCGGACCAGCTGACTGAGCTGCAGCGCTCCCGTTACGTGCTCGACGATCTCCGCGAGGGCTATCTCTACGTGCTCGCGAACGAGGCGCTGGCCTGCCTGTACAACACCGAAGACGGGCAGCTGGTGGTCGTCGACGGCGTCGACGAGATGGGCCTGGGCGTCCACCTGGATGCCTTGCTGGTGCCGGAGAACTTCGGCACCGTCCGCATCGCCTTCAGCGAGCATCCTTGGACGGACCGTCAGCGCAGCCGGGTTCTGGGCGACGAAGACGGCGCGCGTGATCGGTTCATGCAGCCGTTCAACCTCGATGATCGGGCCGATCAGCCGGAGGCCTGGTCGCTTCCGGGAGAGAGCGCCGAGAATGGCGCGGCCAGCGGCCGGATCAACGGCGCGTTTGGTATTGCCCTCGATGACCCGCTGGGTGTGGTCTACGGCCTCGCGGATCGCGTGGATGCCGCCCTCGAGGCGATTCGCAGCTACATGGCTGAACCCGACCCCGACGACCCTGACGGCGTGGAGCGTTACCGCCGGGCCACCGTGGCCCAGACTATCGAGCAGCTGTATCGCACGGGCTGGGAACACGAAGAGTCGGTCGAGACGGTCACCCGGAAGTATTACAGCCAGGCGCGCACCCACGGTACGAAGTACGAGCCGTCCCCGGCGCACCAACGCTCGGTGATTCTAACTTCAGGTCTGTACGGTGCCATGGGGAACCGGCTATCGAGCCATGTCGCGGAACACAAGCGCGTGGAAGCGCTGACCAGGTACGAGGCGCGAGTGGCAGAGCTCGAGACGGAGCTGGCGCGTTGTGCAAGCGACCGTGTCGTCTGGCTCGAAAGCTGGAGCGACACTGACTCGACAACGAAACTCGGCACCGCATGGGAGACTTTTGATCGGAATGATCCCGATGATTGTCAGGCCTTCGAGTACAGTGTCGCAGTCGCGGTGCGCGGCATGTGCACGCAGCGTCACATTGATGATTCGGCCACGGCGAACGATCCGGAGTTTGCGTTGTTCGGGCGCTGGATGGACGCCGGCCCCGAGCACAATCCCGTCTACCGTGCCCTGTTCGGCATGCCGGGCCTTGCCGATGCCGCTGCAGAGCTAGAGCGGGCTGAGCGGGAGGCCGATGCAAACGATGATGGGGGGGATGACGCGGGCTGGCCTGCGCACCTGCGGGCCGCCGCTAACGTGATCCGGCAGTACCACGATAGTGCGCCCTACAACCAGGCGACGGTGGAGCTGCTGATGACCTCCACGACGTATGCGCTGCGCAATGAGGGGGGTCGGTTGCGCGGGGCGAGCGCGGATTCGGTGGATGGTTTCCTGCTGCGCCAGTTCGGGGCCCCGGATGGTGAGGCGCTGCGCGGGTTCATGATCCGCCATGGCGCTTATCTAGAGGTGATTGAGGAGACGACCGAGCAGGCCTTTCGGCGGATTGAAGCGTCCCAGGCTTCGTCTGCGGAGGGCGTGCGTAGCGCTGCCCCTGGCAGGGGTGATCCCGGCACCAGTCGTGCTGGCAGGACGCGCCTGATTCAAGTCCATGATGTCGTCCACCGTTCAGAATCACCGGCCGCGCCCCTGGATCGCGCGTTTGGCGGCGGCGTCGGTATGGCTGGGATGACCGGGCTCTCAGGGATTGTAGTGGTCTGGAATCTGGCTGAGGCCGTGAACTCCCTGGGCGAGGAAGGTCTTGCTCGCGGGGGCGCCCAAGCCGCCGTTGCTATCGCTTCGCTTGGCAGTGCCCTGAACGCTGCGCTCAACAACTTTGCGGGCGTGGCACGTGTCGCCGAGTCTATACCTCTTGCCGGATACGCTGTTAGAGCTCTTAGAAGTGTGGGGGCGGCTCGCTTCTTCGGTTATGGCGGAGCCATTGCCATCGGCGTTACCTACGGTCTGAAAACGCGTGATGCTCTGTTGGAAGGTGAGTACGGCCAAGCGGCGCGCTACGCTGCTGCAGGCGTTCTTCTTGCGGTGGGGGATTCCGCGCTCACCTACTGGGGTACAGCCACTCTGGTGGCTTTCTGGTCACCCCAGGTTGCCTTATTCGTCGGCATCGTCGCCATGGTGGCGGGCCTTTGGCTGCTGATTAGCGGTGAGCTCAAGGAAATGCTCATGGAGCTGATTAGTGGTGAGCGCGAGGGAGCGCCCATGGAACTCTCGGAATGGCTGGAGCGCAGTGTCTTTGGCACCGATAACCCGGCGTACCGCGATCCCCGCTTTGAGTCTCTCGACGAAGAGCTCACACAGCTTTCCGTTGTTCTTCATCGCCCGGACGTTCTCCGGGTAACGTGGGACGACGACGGCCCGCGTGGCGCTCTGGCCGCTATGACTTGTTACCTTCCCGGCTTCGATGCCGATCACAGCGTGTTGCAGGTGTTGGTCAATGGGGAACCGGCCACGGGCCGCCGCATCGTGGAAGAGCAGCAGCACGCTGGTGCCCTGCTCCGTCTGGAACAGCCGGTGACCCGCGGCAGCGCTCGACGGGAGGTGGCCTTCACGATCCGATACCGGCCTTCCCCGGAGTTCCCCGAAACCTACGTCCGTGAAGCCACGGTAGAAAAACCCGGGTGGCTGAGCGGCATACTGAATCGACTGAACAGTTAG